In Formosa haliotis, the sequence GCAAACAACAAAACAACAACTAAGCGCTTTGTTGTACAGCATTGAATATCGCAAAAACAACCTCTAACAAACTACAATATTTAACCACTCAATAGTAAATCTAGGATACTAAATTTTAATTATTCATGAAAACCGATAAACTAACTTTTCACCTATTTATGTTGTGTTTTATTTTATGCACAACAAAAATATTTGCTCAACCCAACACCACACTTGCGCTTGAAGACTCAAACCAACAGGTTATTGATTTAAGCGGCATGCGATGGCGATTTAAAATGATGGCACCAGGAGAAGGCGTAAAAAAGGCCTGCACAAATTACCAGCAGAAGACATTGAAACTCTAGTCTGGAATAACGCTAAAGTCCCTGGCGATGTGTACACCGATCTTTGGAAAGCAGGCATTATTGAAGATCCTCATTTTGGAAGAAACAGCGTAAAAGCCCAATGGGTACAACAGTACGAATGGTGGTACGCTTTACAATTTAGCGTTACCGAAGATGTAGAAAACCAATTAGTAGACCTTGTTTTTGAAGGAGTAGATTATGCCTGCGAGGTGTGGCTAAACGGTCATTATTTAGGAAAACATGAAGGGGTATTTTCTAAATTTTCTTTTGATGTTGCCGATTTTCTTCGTATCCATAAATACGATTTCCTTAAAGGCCGAAACATGCTCGTGGTTAAATTAGACACACCGCCGCAAGTAAACGCTTTTGTTGCCGGAAAAAAACACCTTGGTTTGGCGATTATTGGAGAGACATCACCCCTATTGGTATTATACGCCCTGTTAAATTAGTACGTACAGGAAAAATCCGTTTTAAAGATGTGTATGCTAACAATACCATTAATAAAGATGGATCGGCCGATGTAAATCTTGAAATTACCGTAGAAAACACCAATAAAGTTGCTAAAGAATTTTCATTTGAAGCAGCCCTTAACGGGAAAAACTTTAAAATGAAAGAACAAAAAGTAAACTTTAAGAAAACCATTCAACCGGGAACTCATAAAGTCATTCAGAAAATACATTTAAAAGAAGCAAAACTATGGTGGCCTTGGGATTTAGGCGACCAAAACCTATACACTGCAAAAATTGCGGTTAAAGATGGTAAATTAAACCAAGATATTAACGAAACCACTTTTGGTATTCGTGAAGTCACTTCTAAATGGAATCCTGGTTTTGTTAAAGATGTCGATGTTACCTTCCCGAGATCAACATATATAAACGGTAAGTTTCACTTCATCCGTTCGGCATGTTGGGGTGGTCCACCAAATATTTTTGTAGGGCGTACCGAAACAAGCGATTATAAAGAGTTAATTCGTTTGGCTAAAGAAATGAATATGAACAATATTCGAATCTTCGGATGGCATCCACCAGAAGTTCCAGAATTTTACCAATACTGTGATGAAATGGGTATGACCGTTTGGCAAGACATGATTCCTTTAGGAACTGGAAATATTCCTTCAGACGAAAAGAACCTAGCAGAAATCTTTAACGAAGGTGTTAAAGTGGTTGTAGAACGCAGAAATCATCCGTCGTTAATTATGATGGAAGGTGGTGAAGAAATGATGTTCCGTACCCGTGACCCTAAATTTGGTCGTGAATTCTTAGAGCGTTTAGGCGATTCACTTCAAGCTTATGTCGATTTACCATATGTGCCAGATTCTCCTATGACCGATCATGTTGGGCAACAAGCAGGTTTCAAACCTAAAGAAGCCGTTCATGCCTTACGTTACTTTTACGATATGGGTAAATGGTTGCACGAAGATTGGTACCAAACCAAAGCAGACGGCTACCCTATTGTTCCAGAATTTGCAATTACCTCGGTGCCTTCCGTAG encodes:
- a CDS encoding glycosyl hydrolase 2 galactose-binding domain-containing protein, yielding MYTDLWKAGIIEDPHFGRNSVKAQWVQQYEWWYALQFSVTEDVENQLVDLVFEGVDYACEVWLNGHYLGKHEGVFSKFSFDVADFLRIHKYDFLKGRNMLVVKLDTPPQVNAFVAGKKHLGLAIIGETSPLLVLYALLN
- a CDS encoding beta-galactosidase, with the protein product MYANNTINKDGSADVNLEITVENTNKVAKEFSFEAALNGKNFKMKEQKVNFKKTIQPGTHKVIQKIHLKEAKLWWPWDLGDQNLYTAKIAVKDGKLNQDINETTFGIREVTSKWNPGFVKDVDVTFPRSTYINGKFHFIRSACWGGPPNIFVGRTETSDYKELIRLAKEMNMNNIRIFGWHPPEVPEFYQYCDEMGMTVWQDMIPLGTGNIPSDEKNLAEIFNEGVKVVVERRNHPSLIMMEGGEEMMFRTRDPKFGREFLERLGDSLQAYVDLPYVPDSPMTDHVGQQAGFKPKEAVHALRYFYDMGKWLHEDWYQTKADGYPIVPEFAITSVPSVESLKKFIPEEELWTPGLSWGHHWADLTRLRMQNWDVFGSEMKGSLEEFVNATQDAQGIIFQNGIEHFRRDKPSLSGIALCHYITYGPDMKWAIVDNYRKPKNSYYFVQKAYQPLLVNFEFKKRRWDTKEPFVGNIWVINDYYKSYKDCTVKFEMKDDSGKVIANKTFSIDKIEENSAKSFFPINEKVLKSVKSKFFVNLELTDKSGKVISKNDYFFLIGDQKEATKHFNAWKDERLKNENENGGYGSYYHFFKDFTGEDGQRYESETQIPRASGF